The genomic segment AATTCAACATTGCACACCGTTCTGTCATACTGAATGCAACCCTGTTACTTAATCGCAAACATGTTTTGCTTGCTCCTTTGGACTTTATGTAAATCTAAATTACCATCACATTTTTTACACTTCAGTGGGTAGTTCCAAGTAATATTTTATCAATAAAGataacttcttttttttaaatggtaccTGCCGAcattcatagcctggttcctctaggtttcttcctaggttttgggctttctagggaatttttcctagccaccgtgcttctacacctgcattgcttgccgtttggggttttaggctgggtttctgtacagcactttgagatatcagctgatttacgaagggctatataaatttgatttgattcagggctctattcaatccgtaccCTAGGTCGAAAAAAATACATTAAGACAATGTAATTCCATTCATTGGCCCAGCACAGTTGCTGATGCTTCAGGATTAGCATTGAAAATGTGACATCAAGTAGTAATGGCTGTAGAtctgaaaacatttaaatgtatagaATTAAATTAAAACCGTTAAACTGTGTTTGCTGGGTAGTTATCTGAAATTCGCTACGTTTGTGTTTATTGTCCACTTTGATGGCGAACTTAATTTACTGCTAACAAACGTCATTTTAGCTTCGGTACATTTATTTTGGAACGCTTCTGCACGGAATTATTACGTTTAAACCTTTATCTTCAACCTAGTCTGTATCACAGAAGTACCACGTGATTGAAATGTTAAGGCAATTTCCCCCTtgttagcggagactgcattaAGGGTAAACACTGCataaatcggaaattacctttacatttctatcgcGCAAGTGCAGCGTTACAACCCGATTTaaatttaaaaggcaatgtttCCGTGTTAGAGGAGCCTGCATACGGCAAATACAGATTGCGAGATAGGAAAGGTAACGCTTCAGTGATTGAAGAGCCCCAAGTCTCATGACTATCAATGGCCTCAGGAGGGATATATCTTTAATATCCTCCTCTCTATTTAGACAAAGTATGACAATCCGTGGCTTTAAACCAATAAAACAATGTCTTATACATTCCATTTAAGATTGACCACATCATTGAGTGGCTACAAGGTTCAATTATTCAGTCACAATCCAGTCAGATCTGTACAGGTTGGTACATTTCCCCCAAAAAACTAAATTAAAACCGATAAGATAAATCATTTTCGATGCTGTTAAATCAGAGGCTGTGTTTATTTCCCCTTTCAACAAAGCCTATTCAAACAAAGGTCCCTTTTTTTATCACTGTACAACTTTAAATCAATCTTGACATTAAAAACTATGGCAGTATAGTTATTGTtgggatacattttttttaaagaacactgTCCATTGATTGCTTGATCTCACAGGCAAGAACATTGCCTTAACTTGATAGATGGGGAAATTTGCATGACCTAACATCAAATATGTCTTCTTGTGTTGACACGGGTGGTGTCATTCTCAGTCTTGTTTAAGTTGACGCTTCACGTTTAATAATGTACATTTTTGTACATTCCCAAACATGTCTTTAGCTAATCTGTGAAATGTAACAGGATTTTGTGCAAACAGGTCTTATGTATAGTGCATTTTAGTCATGTTAGTAACAGCATGTGCAACTCAGTTCTtgtatttgtaaaaaataataataattaaaaagcaAGGAGTTCTGATGCAGAGTACCTAAGATGGCCGCCTAGCAAAAAGGCATCATTCAGTCTTCAGTTTTGCCCTGGGTCTTATAGGCCTGCTTGCGGAGGTGATTCTCGATCTCCTCGCGGAACACCAGCATGCCCAGGTGGGAGTGGGATGcctcattcatggctttggacTGGATGCACATGCGATACTGTTCTGGAGTCAGCTCGTCTGCACACTGCTTTTCGTGCCACAGGTGGAAGAGGCCAGATACTGGTGTACGCGTCACGATCAGGTCGCTCCGCAGGTACTTCCTGTACAAGTGGACATCTTCCACACCCCAACCTTTCACGTCCAGGTCAAAACCTCCTAGAAAATATAATTGAGGGGGGGGTAGTAAGATATCTTGCTTATAGAATTGTCACAGTAAAAATACATAGAAAGCACACAACACCATAGCAAAACTTCTCGGTTAACATGGCTTACCGATATTAAGGAAGTCTGAGCGATATTGACATGTCATTCCAAAGCCAAAATCTCTCCAGAATCCAGCATCTTTCTTGTGAATCTACACGAAAAGAACACTTGACATTGGCAAGTTGACTAATGCAAACATTGAGTTACAATTaaacacactacatatacacaaaagtatgtggacccccattcaaatttgtggattcggctatttctgcaacacccgttgctgacaggtgtataaaatcgagcacacagacatgcaatctccatagacaaatattggcagtagaatggcctgtactgaagagctcagtgactttcaaagtggcaccatcataggatgccacttttccaacaagtcagtttgtaaaatttctgccctgctagagctgccccctacccgtaagtgctgctattgtgaagtgtaaacgtctaggagcaacaacggctcagctgcgaagtggtaggccacacggGAATGGGACCTccaagtgctgaagcatgtaaaaaTGGTCCGTCCtcagttacaacactcactaccaagttccaaacggtctctggaagcaacgtcagcacaagaaactgttcgtcgggagcttttTCCATGGCtcagcagccacacacaaacctACGATCACCATGCGCATTGcaaagtgttggctggagtggagtaaagctcaccgccattggactcgagtagtggaaacacgttctctgacagataaatctgggtttggtggatgccaggagaacgttacctgccgaatgcatagtgtcaaGTGTAaactttggtggaggaggaataatggtctggggctgtttttcatggtttgggttaggccccttagttccagtgaagggaaatcttgacAATGACATGGTaacagtttgggaaggcccttgactgttttagcatgacaatgccaccgtgcacaaagtgaggtccacacagaaatggtttgtcgatcggtgttgaataacttgactggcttgcacagagccctggcctcaaccccatcgaacacctttgggatgaattggaacaccaactgtgagccaggcctaattgcccaacacagtgcccgacctcacataGCTcatggctgaatgaaagcaagtccctgcagcaatgtggaaagccttcccagaatagagtaggctgttatagcaacaaagggtGAGACTAACTCCATATgaattcccatgattttggaatgagatgttcaacgagcaggtgtcaacatactttttggtcatgtagtgtatatatttttttggtcaTCCATTTTTATAGGTACTTACAAGTTGACTTTCAATGGGGGGAGCCAGCTCCAGATTTCCATAGACTATGGCAGGGTTATACAAACTGAAAACCACTGGATAAAATACTCTCTTGTCTACAAGAAGAAAACAAGATGGAGGGGTTGAAATATATTTTGGTACAAATTACATGCAAAATGCCAATAGTACACATTTAGAAAAATGACAAGTCACACACTGCCCACATTAAGTACTCATGGAAAACCCCCAAAGAATTTGAATGTTGGAAACAGTAGGGATGTGCATCGTTCTCTTTCAAGACGATTCgatacgtacagttgaagtcggaagtttacatacaccgtagccaagtacatttaaactcagtttttcacaatccttgacatttaatcctagtaaaaattccatgtcttaggtcagttaatatcaccactttagtttaagaatgtgaaatgtcagaataatagttgagaattATTTaattcagctttaatttctttcatcacattcccagtggtcagaagtttacatgctaccaaatacttattgagtgtatcgCTTAACTTGGTTCAAAAGTTCTGCGTAGCCTtgcacaaacttcccacaataaattgggtgaattttggcccattcctcctgacagagctggtgcaactgagtcaggtttgtaggcctccttgctcgcacacgctttttcagttctgcaacAAAAAtcttctattggattgaggtcagggctttgtgatgatcactccaataccttgactttgttgtccttaagccattttgccacaactttggaagtatgtttggggtcactgtccatttggaagacccatttgcgaccaagctttaacttcctgactgatgccttgagatgttgcttcaatatatccacataattttcaaaggtgcttcaacaaagtactggagtaaagggtctgaatactttattgaataaatttgcaaaaatgtctaaactattttttgctttgtcattatagggtattgtgtgtagattgatgaggaaaacaacaatttaatccattttagaataaggctgtaacttaacaaaatgtagagaaagtcaaggggtctgaatactttgaatgcactgtagatacgTTTGCTCCGATACAGGAACAATAGGTTTTAGTTTGAAACGATTCAGTGTGTTTTGATTCGAGAAAGAAACGATTCGGTATGATACGATTCCACGCACTACCATTTGTTGcataaacacattcattttccattctaAGTTAAAATAGGCTGCCGACGGAGATCATGACCTGGGCctctgagctggatctgtctgagttgacttctgtgtgtgcgtgtgtgtgtgtaaatgataTATGTCTATGGTGTATGTACTATGTAGGCACCTGAcctgagccataagggagactaggcatctaccaccccacttccattaTCAGACTGGGGGTGCAATGTAGCATATGTTTTTTGGTTCTGAAATCACCATCACTCACTAATTAACTAGTCATTTTTGCAGATTAAGTGTTTGAGCTAGTAATGTATCAATATTTATCATTTCCAAATTAGCTATGACACAGCCAATGAATAAATAGCACAACTTTGGATTCCACCCCCATCTCAAAATTGAATGGTTTTGACCGTTTGGAAGTTTAGTGAGCTTCTTTTCTCTTCCCAATTTGGCCATGCAGTGCGCCTCGCAAAGTGATTGCTGTGCTCGTTATGAAATGATCAACTTTACCCTATAGATCTAAAAATGACCACACACACGCTGATGGTAGACCTGAACAATCTAAATAAAAGATATTGTTAAGGCCCGTTCAACAGGTAGCCTATAGCCAGATGACAGTTGCATGTCCAGTAGTTTACTTTTATTCCTGTAAAACACATTTTCAACCATGTATAGATAACAATAACCTAGCAAATGACATAGGGTTTATTAGTTGCGTGACAGCCTAATGTTGCGCAAGTCATTTTAGCATTTGAACACTGAAGGTGCCATACAGATCAGGAACAGGCCACCTACCTCACGCTGGCCAGCACACAAAGCTGGGCACAGTGCGcagtttgactaggctactgGATATTCCCCTGAGGTGGTTCGGCATGCAAAATGACTTGACTGTCAACACAATCACATGTTTAGTTCGACACTGAAGGAGAGGGCGCATCAGCTGTCACAAAACATGAGGCATTTTCAGAAGGTTGAAAGTAATATGAgtaacaacaaacaaacaaaacaacgaTTCGTACCGTTTCAATCGATTTTCTGACCGAAGGATGCAAAATTTGGATCGGTTTCGGGTCCGCGGCCGATGCAGTCATATCTCAAACATTTGAATCGGGGATCGATGTGAATTGTTATATCCCTAGGAAACAGGAATGTGTAGGCTACAATGTTTTGATAGAAGGCACCTTACTTGGAGCGGTGTGAAGGAGGCAGGTGTTGAGATAGTCCCGTGTGAAGTAGATATCCACATCACAGAAGAACATCAACACGTCACCCTTCTTCCAGGCGCGGGCTCCGATGTCCAGACCCCTGCCCCTGGAAAACTCCTCGTCCACTGGGATGAGGGTGTAGTTGGAAAAAGTCTCCTCCCTACAAAACCAACAATGTCATTTCAGTTGTCTGTGGTTTTGAGCACGAAACGTCTAGACTAGGAACATAGACAAGTGACAGATGTCCAGCAGTAAAATCATATCAAAAGCACATCATAAATCCTTTCATTCATATTAAAAGAAAACAAACCTGGACATTTTTTCCAAATAAGACTTCACCTCTCGTAAGCCCTCTTGTCCAAAGTAGACCACCGTAAGATGCACTTCCCTATCATGTTTTATGCAAACTTCCCTGCAATCACGAAAACAAAAATTACACAATCTTTACAAATAGTAGGTATAGGCTACATATTGCCATTTTCACATGACTCACCATCACTGACCTGAAGTTGTGTAGGAACTGTGAGAATGCATCTGTTCTGCCCGCCAATGGTACAATGATATTGATGACAACTCCGGACGTTTCTACGGATGTGCTCCTGACTTTCATTAAAGGACCGAATGGACGGAAAAGAGTAACGTGGCGGAAATTGTCGGAGTCCTCTTTTGCAAAGAAGAGCTCGTAGAGTGTGCCTTTGTCCCGTTCTGTTCTGTACAGACCTGCCCACATAAGGGTAAACATAACAGTTTTGTCAAACATAGGGAACAAATATTGTTCAACATTGCATCCATGAAACAAGCAGATAGTGATCTGGATTAGGGGTTCCCATTCTGGCCCTCAGCCCCTCCAGATATTTGGCAGCACTAGCACATGCAATCTGTCAACTTATCAGGatcaggttgagaaccactgttaCATTACCCCAGTATAACTCTCTTACCCTCAGTAAAGTGGCTCTCAGTGTATGCCTGCCTCTGCATGGGCACATCATCCTCCTGGCCATCCTCCTCGTCTGGGTTGTTTATGACGTCCAGGGCCGCCTCAATGACCTCCACCAGCTCGTCCCTGCGGTCCTTCCGCACAGGCTTCTCCTCTGGGTGCCTGGTCAACCCCATCTCCAGTTGATACACCTTACCGGAGTTGAAGCTCTCAAAGGGGACCAGGGCGTACTCGCTGGGTAGCCGTGCTCCCGTGTTCACCTCGGCTTTGTCGATCTGGGAGTGGAGGAATTCGAGGAGATCCCCAGGCACCTGGTCCTTGGTCTCAGCTAGTCCCTGGACCCCGAGGCCTTCCTTCCAGTCCTGCAGGTCCTTGAGCTTCTCACTCATCTGCTGGAGCTCCTGCTTGAGCTGGGCGATCTGCCGCTTGAGGCTGGCGGCACGGCTGAGGtggtgctcctcctgctcctgcaGCAGGGCACGGTAGTAGTCCTTCCCATAGGACTCCCCTCCCAAGCCAGGCAGGACCAGGCTGACATCAGCTGGGGGAGTGCACTCCAGCAAGTAAGCAAAGAGGAAGAGGACCAGCAGCAGGACGAGCCCCAGGAACAGCCAGCGCATCCGTCCCTGCAGCGGAAAGCTTCGCCTGGGCATCACGCTCGCATCCGGTCTATGGGCGACGACTCTGCATTCCCTTTCACGTCAGGTAAATCTACCTCAAGCTGGACAGAATATGGTCCAATGCATATTCTAGGAATGTTAAAAAGGTCCCCTCTAATGAGCAAGTTAGATTAACAACAAGGTGGACGTTTGTTCTGAGTGCTGCTATAAAAAAAAGCTACTTTGTTCATTCATGTCACATTATTCAGATAAAGTCAGGAACACCGCTGGTGCATCTTGTTTGATGATCGCAATCTGCCTGTTCTCTTGCAGGTGTTACATTGTGAGTGGAATCCATTTGGATTTCATCCATCAGTGTACACATGATTTTGAACCTTTTAGATGAAAAAGCATTCATTCATCAATCATTGTTCATTCATGTCATATTCATATGGTGTCAACAAATTATGCAAGAAAGGAAATGCTGGTGCAATAAACA from the Oncorhynchus kisutch isolate 150728-3 linkage group LG4, Okis_V2, whole genome shotgun sequence genome contains:
- the csgalnact2 gene encoding chondroitin sulfate N-acetylgalactosaminyltransferase 2, with the protein product MPRRSFPLQGRMRWLFLGLVLLLVLFLFAYLLECTPPADVSLVLPGLGGESYGKDYYRALLQEQEEHHLSRAASLKRQIAQLKQELQQMSEKLKDLQDWKEGLGVQGLAETKDQVPGDLLEFLHSQIDKAEVNTGARLPSEYALVPFESFNSGKVYQLEMGLTRHPEEKPVRKDRRDELVEVIEAALDVINNPDEEDGQEDDVPMQRQAYTESHFTEGLYRTERDKGTLYELFFAKEDSDNFRHVTLFRPFGPLMKVRSTSVETSGVVINIIVPLAGRTDAFSQFLHNFREVCIKHDREVHLTVVYFGQEGLREVKSYLEKMSREETFSNYTLIPVDEEFSRGRGLDIGARAWKKGDVLMFFCDVDIYFTRDYLNTCLLHTAPNKRVFYPVVFSLYNPAIVYGNLELAPPIESQLIHKKDAGFWRDFGFGMTCQYRSDFLNIGGFDLDVKGWGVEDVHLYRKYLRSDLIVTRTPVSGLFHLWHEKQCADELTPEQYRMCIQSKAMNEASHSHLGMLVFREEIENHLRKQAYKTQGKTED